TCTTGGCCTTGGCCTGGAGATCCTTGACGACTTCGGCGACGGCGAGATCGATGCCGCGCTTCAGGTCCATCGGGTTCATGCCGGCGGCAACAGCCTTGGCGCCTTCGCGGACGATGGCCTGGGCGAGAACCGTTGCGGTCGTCGTGCCGTCACCGGCGATGTCGTTGGTCTTGGAAGCGACTTCGCGAACGAGCTGGGCGCCCATGTTCTCGAACTTGTCTTCCAGTTCGATTTCCTTGGCGACGGAAACGCCGTCCTTGGTGATGCGCGGAGCGCCGAAGGACTTGTCGATGACGACGTTACGACCCTTCGGGCCGAGCGTTACCTTCACGGCGTCTGCGAGGACGTCGACGCCACGCAGCATCTTTTCGCGCGCGGTGCGGCCGAACTTTACTTCTTTGGCTGCCATTGTGAGAACTCCTGAAGAGATATCAGCTAGATTGGAAAGGGATTACCGGCAGATCAGCCGATGATGCCCATGATGTCGGCTTCCTTCATGATCAGAAGGTCTTCGCCGTCGAGCTTGACTTCGGTGCCCGACCACTTGCCGAACAGAACGCGGTCGCCAGCCTTGACGTCGAGCGCGATGACCTTGCCGGATTCATCACGGGCGCCGGCGCCGACGGCGACGACTTCGCCTTCCTGCGGCTTTTCCTTGGCGGTGTCCGGAATGATGATCCCGCCCTTGGTCTTTGCTTCGGACTCGACGCGACGAACGACGACGCGATCGTGAAGCGGGCGGAAGGTGGTGCTTGCCATTGTCTTATCCCTCGATCGAATGACATTGCGGGTCCCGAAATGGATGGACCCGATGGATTGATGTTAGCACTCACCGTTCAGGAGTGCTAGCGATGCCGAGATAGGCGGCGGCGGGTTTGGAGTCAAGAACGACGCCGCGAATTTATTTCGGCCGGAATGGTTACCGCAGCCGGCAGATGGGAGCGCCATCGCACGTCATCAAGGCAGGGGTATGAAAATTTGTCCGTTTGCCTGTGGATGGGGCAAATTTGCGGGAAGAGGCTTGTTTTCTTGGCTTTGCTTTGCAATGTCAGCCGGGCTGAATTCGATACGGAACCCCCTGATGGCTCAACGCATCCAATCCTTCCGCGACATCGCCTCGCAATACGACGTGGTGCTCTGCGACGTCTGGGGCGTCCTGCACAACGGCGTCGAGGCCTTCGCCTACGCCTCCGAGGCCTTGGCCGAAGCCCGCGCCGCCGGCCTGACGGTCGTGCTCATCACCAATTCCCCGCGTCCCCATCCGGGCGTCAAGGTGCAGATCCGCGGCCTCGGCGTGCTGGACGAGGCCTATGACCGTATCGTCACCTCCGGCGACGTCACCCGCGCGCTGATCGAGGAGGCTCCGAAGAAGATCTGGTTCATCGGCGCGGACAAGGATCATCCCTTGCTCGACGATCTCGGCACCGAACAGGTGGGCCTGGACGAGGCGGATGTCGTGGTCTGCGCGGGCCTGCGCGACGACGAGGTGGAGACCATCGAGGACTACCGCGCGGAACTGACGGCGCTTGCCGCCCGCAAACTGCCCTTCATCTGCGCCAATCCCGACCTCATCGTCGAGCGCGGCCACAAGCTCATCCCCTGCGCCGGCGCGCTCGCGCAGCTTTATGAAGACCTCGGCGGTGCGACCCGCATCGCCGGAAAGCCGTATCGGCCGATCTACGAGAAGTCGTTGGCCGAGGCGCGCGCGGTGCGCGGCGATTTCGACCTTTCGCGCGTCATCGCCGTCGGCGACGGCATGCCGACGGACGTGCGCGGCGCCGAAGCCTTCGGTCTCGACGTGCTCTACATTTCCGGCGGCATTCATGCGCAGCACTATGTCGAGGGTGGCCGCACCGACGAGGGCAAGCTGGCCGCCTTCCTCGCGGAAGAGAACGCCCATCCGAAATGGTGGATACCCCGGCTTCAGTGACGGGACGGAGACGGTCGGCATGACGGTATTTCACAGGAACGAGACCAAGCAGCCGCTGCCGGAGCATCTGCGCGGCGGCGTCATCGCCATCGGCAATTTCGACGGCGTGCATCGCGGCCACCAGGCGGTGCTGCAGCGTGCCCTCGACATCGCGACTGAGCGCGGCATTCCGGCGCTCGTCCTCACCTTCGAGCCGCATCCGCGCACCGTCTTCCGCCCGGAGCGCCCCGTCTTCCGCATCACGCCGGCCCCGCTGAAAGCCCGCATCCTTGAGGGCATGGGTTTTTCCGCCGTCATCGAATACCCGTTCGACCGCGGTTTTTCCGAAATCTCCGCCCATGATTTCATCCGCGCCATCCTCCTCGACTGGTTGCACGCCTCCGAAGTCGTCACCGGCTTCGATTTCCATTTCGGCAAGGGCAGGGAAGGCGGTCCGGCCTTCCTGATGGCGGCCGGCCAGGAGAACGGCTTCGGCGTCACGCTGGTCGACGCCTTCCGCGACGAGAACGCCTCGGTCATCTCCTCCAGCTTCATCCGCTCGCTGCTCCACGAGGGCGAGGTCGCGGAAGCGGCGGGCCAGCTCGGCTACCGCTATACGGTCGAGGCCGAGGTGATCGGCGGCAAGCAGCTCGGCCGCACGCTCGGCTATCCCACCGCAAACATGCAGCTTCCGCCGGAAGCCGAATTGCGCAACGGCATCTACGCCGTCCGCTTCCGCCGCCCCGACGGCAGCCTGCATGACGGCGTCGCGAGCTACGGCCGCCGCCCGACGGTCGATGCGGACGGTGCGCCGCTGCTGGAAACCTTCCTCTTCGACTTCTCCGGCGATCTCTACGGCGAAGTCTCCGCCGTCTCCTTCTTCGGCCACCTGCGCGACGAGCTGAAATTCGACGGCCTCGACGCGCTCGTCGTACAGATGAAGCGCGACGAGGAGGAGGCAAGGGCCTTGCTTTCCGGCGTCCGCCCGCTTGGGGACATCGACCAGCGGCTCTGTTTCTAGAATGAACAGCGAGCCCTGCGCTCTCTATCTTTTCCGTTCCGCAGGTTTCGCTCCGGCGGGTGGCACCGTGGTCAGCATCGCACCGCTGGAAAAGGTCGTTACCGTCTATGGCGGCGGCGGGGCTTTCGATGCGGACGGGCTTTCCGCAGCTTTCGGCGGGGCGGTGATCTTCAGGGACGAGGCGACGGGCGCGCTCTTCGCCGGTGTCTGGGGCACGCGCAACGCGTCTCGCTTCCGGCGCGAGATGCGCGAGCGCATGCCTGTCATCCTTCGCCATGAGATGCCGGATGTGCGGCTGGTCGTTCGCAGCGCGGAAGGCAAGCGCCCCGCAAGGCCGCCGCTTGCCGGCAGCTAGCAGGCGCTCACGAGGCCAGGCGGTCGATTGCGGCGCTTGCCGTCTTTTCAAAACGCCCAAAAGGCCGTAAGACCGCGCGCATGATGCTCCACCGGCCGACCATCGCTCTGCGAATTAGTGGCCCGGCCTTCCGCGCGCTCTGAGCGAGGCCGGAAGGTCCGGGATTTCGGGCGTTTCCAGAACGTCCCCGCCGTCATTGCCGGTGCAGATGACAGATATTTCCCCGCATGCGCGAAAGACCGCGCGACGAGACGATAGCCATACCCATGACCGATACAGCTGAAAAAGTCGATTATTCCTCCACGCTCTACCTGCCGCAGACGGATTTCCCGATGCGCGCCGGCCTGCCGCAGAAGGAGCCGGAAACGGTTGCCCGCTGGCAGAAGATGGAGCTTTACAAGAAGCTGCGCGCCTCCGCCGCCGGCCGCGAAAAGTTCGTGCTGCACGACGGCCCGCCCTATGCCAACGGCAACATCCATATCGGCCACGCGCTGAACAAGATCCTGAAGGACGTCATCAACCGCTCCTTCCAGATGCGCGGCTACGACGCCAATTACGTGCCCGGCTGGGACTGCCACGGCCTTCCGATCGAATGGAAGATCGAAGAGAAGTATCGCGAGAAGGGCAGGAACAAGGATGAGGTTCCGGTCAACGAGTTCCGCCAGGAATGCCGTGACTTCGCTTCCGGCTGGATCAAGGTTCAGACCGAGGAGTTCAAGCGCCTCGGCATCGAGGGCGACTTCGAGAACCCCTACACGACGATGAACTTCCATGCGGAAGCCCGCATCGCCGGCGAACTGCTGAAGATCGCGAAAAGCGGCCAGCTCTATCGCGGCTCCAAGCCGGTCATGTGGTCGGTCGTCGAGCGCACGGCGCTGGCCGAGGCCGAGGTCGAATATGCCGATGTCGAGAGCGACATGATCTGGGTGAAGTTCCCGATCGTCGAAGGCCCGGCCGATCTCAAGGACAACTTCGTCGTCATCTGGACGACCACGCCCTGGACGATCCCCGGCAACCGCGCCATCGCCTTCTCCTCGCGCTATCCCTACGGTCTCTATGAGGTCGAGAGCGCCCAGAACGATTTCGGCCCGCAGCCCGGCGAGAAGCTGATCTTCGCGACGCGCCTTGCCGACGAGGCCGCCGCCAAGGCGAAGCTCACCTTCAAATTCGTGCGCGACGTCGCGCCGGAAGAACTGGCCGCCATCACCTGCGCCCATCCGCTGAAGGGCCTCGGCTACACCTTCCCCGTCCCGCTGCTCGACGGCGACCATGTCACTGACGATGCCGGCACGGGCTTCGTGCACACCGCGCCGAGCCACGGCCGCGAGGACTTTGACGCCTGGACGGCGAAGGCCCGCGAACTGGAAGCGCGCGGCATCTCCTCGAAGATCCCGTTCCCGGTCGACGACGCCGGCTTCTACACCGCCGACGCTCCCGGCTTCGAGGGCGCGCGCGTCATGGACGACAACGGCAAGAAGGGCGATGCCAACGAGCGCGTCATCAAGGCGCTGATCGCGGTGAACACGCTGTTCGCCCGCGGCCGCCTGAAGCACTCCTACCCGCATTCCTGGCGCTCCAAGAAGCCGGTCATCTTCCGCAACACGCCGCAATGGTTCGTCTACATGGACAAGGAGCTTGGCGACGGCACCACGCTGCGCTCGCGCTCGCTTTCCGCCATCGACGACACCCGCTTCGTGCCTGCCGCCGGCCAGAACCGCCTGCGCGCCATGATCGAGGGCCGCCCGGACTGGGTGCTGTCGCGCCAGCGCGCCTGGGGCGTGCCGATCGCCATCTTCGCCGACGAGAACGGCGAGGTTCTGGTCGACGACGCGGTCAATGCCCGCATCCTCGAAGCCTTCGAGAAGGAAGGTGCGGACGCCTGGTTCGCCGAAGGCGCCAAGGAGCGTTTCCTCGGCAAGGAGCATGACGCGGCCCGCTGGACGCAGGTCATGGACATCCTCGACGTCTGGTTCGATTCGGGTTCTACCCACACCTTCACCCTGGAAGACCGCCCGGACCTGAAATGGCCGGCCGACGTCTATCTCGAAGGCTCGGACCAGCATCGCGGCTGGTTCCATTCCTCGCTGCTGGAAAGCTGCGCGACGCGCGGCCGTGCGCCCTACAACGCCGTCGT
This DNA window, taken from Shinella zoogloeoides, encodes the following:
- the groES gene encoding co-chaperone GroES: MASTTFRPLHDRVVVRRVESEAKTKGGIIIPDTAKEKPQEGEVVAVGAGARDESGKVIALDVKAGDRVLFGKWSGTEVKLDGEDLLIMKEADIMGIIG
- a CDS encoding TIGR01459 family HAD-type hydrolase, translating into MAQRIQSFRDIASQYDVVLCDVWGVLHNGVEAFAYASEALAEARAAGLTVVLITNSPRPHPGVKVQIRGLGVLDEAYDRIVTSGDVTRALIEEAPKKIWFIGADKDHPLLDDLGTEQVGLDEADVVVCAGLRDDEVETIEDYRAELTALAARKLPFICANPDLIVERGHKLIPCAGALAQLYEDLGGATRIAGKPYRPIYEKSLAEARAVRGDFDLSRVIAVGDGMPTDVRGAEAFGLDVLYISGGIHAQHYVEGGRTDEGKLAAFLAEENAHPKWWIPRLQ
- a CDS encoding bifunctional riboflavin kinase/FAD synthetase is translated as MTVFHRNETKQPLPEHLRGGVIAIGNFDGVHRGHQAVLQRALDIATERGIPALVLTFEPHPRTVFRPERPVFRITPAPLKARILEGMGFSAVIEYPFDRGFSEISAHDFIRAILLDWLHASEVVTGFDFHFGKGREGGPAFLMAAGQENGFGVTLVDAFRDENASVISSSFIRSLLHEGEVAEAAGQLGYRYTVEAEVIGGKQLGRTLGYPTANMQLPPEAELRNGIYAVRFRRPDGSLHDGVASYGRRPTVDADGAPLLETFLFDFSGDLYGEVSAVSFFGHLRDELKFDGLDALVVQMKRDEEEARALLSGVRPLGDIDQRLCF
- the ileS gene encoding isoleucine--tRNA ligase; the encoded protein is MTDTAEKVDYSSTLYLPQTDFPMRAGLPQKEPETVARWQKMELYKKLRASAAGREKFVLHDGPPYANGNIHIGHALNKILKDVINRSFQMRGYDANYVPGWDCHGLPIEWKIEEKYREKGRNKDEVPVNEFRQECRDFASGWIKVQTEEFKRLGIEGDFENPYTTMNFHAEARIAGELLKIAKSGQLYRGSKPVMWSVVERTALAEAEVEYADVESDMIWVKFPIVEGPADLKDNFVVIWTTTPWTIPGNRAIAFSSRYPYGLYEVESAQNDFGPQPGEKLIFATRLADEAAAKAKLTFKFVRDVAPEELAAITCAHPLKGLGYTFPVPLLDGDHVTDDAGTGFVHTAPSHGREDFDAWTAKARELEARGISSKIPFPVDDAGFYTADAPGFEGARVMDDNGKKGDANERVIKALIAVNTLFARGRLKHSYPHSWRSKKPVIFRNTPQWFVYMDKELGDGTTLRSRSLSAIDDTRFVPAAGQNRLRAMIEGRPDWVLSRQRAWGVPIAIFADENGEVLVDDAVNARILEAFEKEGADAWFAEGAKERFLGKEHDAARWTQVMDILDVWFDSGSTHTFTLEDRPDLKWPADVYLEGSDQHRGWFHSSLLESCATRGRAPYNAVVTHGFTMDEKGEKMSKSKGNVVSPQDVMKESGADILRLWVMTTDYWEDQRLGKTIIQTNIDAYRKLRNTVRWMLGTLAHDTGEEIAHADMPELEQLMLHRLSQLDALVREGYDAFDFKKIARALIDFSNVELSAFYFDVRKDALYCDAPSSLKRRASLCVIRKLFECLVSWLAPMLPFTMEEAWLSRKPDAVSIHLEQFPAVPAEWRNDALEAKWEKIRDVRSVVTGALEIERREKRIGASLEAAPVVHVGDAELLKALEGQDFAEICITSAITVVAGEGSADAFRLPEVAKVSVEPKLAEGAKCARSWRITTDVGSDADYPDVSARDAAALREIGFRRAA